DNA from Gemmatimonadaceae bacterium:
CACGTCGTACGCGAGTGGCGAGTGGACGTTAGGCCGCCTCAAGCGCTTCATGCGCGATCCGAGCAACCCGTACGCGTCGATCCGGCGCCACTGGTCGAACGGGACGCTGCGCGCGATCCTCGTCAATCGGACCTATGTGGGCGACGTCATCTGGTGCCGGCGGCCGCACGACAAGATCGAGCGCATGGAGACGCGCGTCCGGGACCGGGACCAGTGGGTGATCGCACCCGACGCGCATCCTCCTCTCATCTCGCGCGAGTTATTCAACACGGTGGCAAGGCGGTTGAGCGCGAACGCGAAGCAGGTTCGGCGACCGGATGGTGCCTACGCGCTTACCGGGTTGCTGACCTGTGCGCAATGTGGGTCGCCCTACGTCGGCGGCGGTGGTCCAAAGAACAAGAAGGATCCCACCGACCCGGATCGCTACCGCTTCTACAAGGACAGTGGCGGCATGAACGATCGGAGTCTCTGTGCCGGTCGGTTAGGCACATTGCAGCGGCGATTCATCGAGCCGGCGGTGATCGATGTCATCGCCCAGGAAGTGCAGAAGCCGGCCGTGGCGTCGGCGATCGCAGAGGAATTAGACCGCGCACTCGAGTCGATGGCCGACACGAAGGCGTCTGAGCGCGCGCGTCTTGCACGTGAGCGGGACAAGCTCGTTGCCGAACGCGAGGCGGTCGTCCGTGCGGTCGCCCGCGGCGTGCTCACGGATGTGGAGGCCAGGGCGACGCTCACCGATCTCCGTGCCCGCATCGACGCCGCCTCGACGGCGCTCGAGCAAACTATGTTTTCGCAACGCGCGCAGACGACGCTCGCGTCTGAGCGCGACCGATTGTTGAAAGTCGCACAGGACTTCGGTGCCACGGTGCGGGCCCTCTCACCGGCCGCTCAGCGCGAACTCATCCGGCCATGGCTGGCTAACGCGGTGGTTGACAAGGAGAAACGGCAGGTGGTCCTCACGATTCGACGCGTTCCGGCGGTCGGTGGCTCTTTGCTGTTGTCAAGCTCGCCCCGGCCGATCGGAAAAAAGACGGGACCGCCTTCGACCTCCCGATCGCGTTAGGCATCCTCGTCGCCACCGGACAGCTCGCGCCCGATGCGCTGGCCGGCATCATCGCCATCGGCGAGCTGGGCCTCGATGGCTCGCTCCGGCCCGTCCGCGGCGCGCTGCCCATCGCCCGCCGCGCCGCCCAACGCACCAACACCACCCTCGTCCTCCCACCCGACAACGTCGCCGAAGCGCGCCTCGTGAGCGCCGTCCCGCTCTGCGCTCCACCCACCCTGGCCACGCTCACCGCCGCCCTCGCCGCACGCCGCCTAACGCCCGTGGCGTGCACCCTGCCGCCGCCCGCCGGCGACGACCCCGGCCCCGACTTCGCCGACGTCGCAGGGCAGGACACCGCCAAACGCGCCCTCGAGATCGCCGCCGCCGGCGGCCACAACGTCCTCATGGTCGGTCCACCCGGCGCCGGGAAAACGATGCTCGCCCGCCGCCTCCCCGGCATCCTCCCGCCACTCGAAGAATCCGAAGCGCTCGAAGTCACCGCCATCCAGTCCGTCGCCGGCCTCATCGACTCGAATCTGCCGCGCACGTCCGTCCGCCCGTTCCGCGCGCCGCATCACACCATCTCGGACGCAGGCCTCATCGGCGGCGGAAACCCGCCGCGGCCGGGCGAAGTCAGTCTCGCCCATTTCGGCGTGCTCTTCCTCGACGAGCTGCTCGAATTCCGTCGTCACGTGATGGAATCCCTCCGCCAACCGATGGAAGACGGCAAGGTCATCATCGCGCGCGCCGCTCACACCGTGTCGTTCCCGGCGCGGTTCACCCTCATCGGGGCCATGAACCCGTGCCCATGCGGCAACGCTGGCGACCCCGCTCGACAATGTTCCTGCGCCGCCGGCGACATCGCCCGATACCGCGCCCGCTTGAGCGGGCCCATGACCGATCGCATCGATCTCCACGTCCACGTCGGCGCGGTGAGTCTTCGGACGCTGATGGCGCCGCGCACCGCCGAATCATCGGCCGCCATTCGCCAACGCGTCGATGCGGCCAGGCTGTGCCAGCGCGCCCGCTATCGATCGACGCCCGACTGCTCCTGCAACGCACAGGCGCCGCCCAGCCGCCTCGCCGCACTCGCTGAGCTCTCGCCCGAAGCCCGCGCGCTCCTCGACCGTGCCGCCCGCCGCGTCACGCTCACGGCTCGCGGGTATCATCGGGTGATCAAAGTGGCGCGCACCATTGCCGACCTCGATGGAGAATCCGCCATCGCGCTCCCGCACCTCGCGGAGGCGCTGCGCTTTCGTCCGGCCGATCCGTCCGCCGGTGACTAGTTCAAATGCTCCTAACGGAAGGCCGGTCGTTGCTGTACTGGCCCGGTGGAGCGGCCGAGGCCGCCACACGGCCGCGTGCCCCGTTCGGCTCGCTGTGACGCAGAACGCGAAGCCGCGTCGCAATAGTGGGAATTCAATCGCTGCGCGTGTTCTTCTTCCAAATGTGGCACGCGTCCTGAAATGCTGGGGTCTCGCCGCGAAGAAATTGCGCGCTGCGCGGCCCGATGGATCGAGATCACCGCCCTCGTTCAGCGCACAACAAAAGGAGTGCAGTGCCGATGCCTCACTCAGGGTCGCCCCGTCCCTCGCCGAATGTCTGGCGGCGCGCCGCTTGGCTGGTGCTCGTTGCGCCAATGCTCATCGCCGCGCGCCACCTCACGTTTCCACCTCAACTCGGCACCATCGTCGTCAACGGGTCCGTGCGCGACAGCATGAATGCCATCTGGACCCGCAGCAACGCGCACTGGAACGAGCTCGCAGGTGAAAATACGCTTACGCAGATGATCGGCAGCGGTAAGCCGACCCAGCGCGAATACATGGGATGCATGCAGGGCTCCATCTCACACGACACGTTGTTCGTCACCGGGAGCGTTCCGTCGCACGACATGCGGCAGCTTCAGTTCGCGGTGACCGGAACCTGCGACAGCATCAAAGACTTTGTCGGCGCCTGGCACACGCATCCGTACCGCGCCGCACCCGATGGGCACGCGCTCAAGGAAGCAGGATTGTCGCGACAGGATCTGGCCACCTTCGCCACGGGTGACGACCCGGCGATCCTCGTCGTGTGGGATGTCGATTCGATCGACGCCGCCGCGCGCGGTCCCGACGGCAGCGTGCTTCACCCCATCACCGTGGTCATGCACTGATCGTTCGCGCACTTCCGCCCGCGCCGGCCAGGACTACGTTTCCGTCATGGAGCCAGTCCTGACCGAGGCAGCGAGGGCGGAAGCGGCAGCGACCGACGATTCGCCATCGGCGGCAGACTTCGCCACTCCTACCGCTCCCGCAACCGCACGCGAGAAAGAACAGCGTCTCATCGCCTGGCTCGCGGCTCGATCGTCCGTCATGCTTGGTTTCAGCGGCGGGGTCGACTCGGCGTACCTGGCGTGCGTCGCGCTCGAAGCCATCGGGCCGTCGAGGTTTCTGGCGGTGATCGGCAGATCGCCGTCGTATCCTGACGCGCAATGGGATGGTGCTCGTGCGCTGGCCGCGAAATTCGACATCCCGGTGCTCGAGGTTCGCACGCACGAGATGGCCGACCCGCGCTACGTCGCGAATCCGAGCAATCGCTGCTACTTCTGCAAAACCGAGTTGTGGTCGGTGTTGCGCGCGGTGGCCGATGAGCGCGGCTTCCAGACGATCATCGATGGGACCAACGCCGACGACACCAACGATTGGCGCCCGGGACGGCGAGCCGCGGACGAGCACGCCGTCTCGTCGCCGCTGGCGGAGCTCGGCTTCACCAAGGATGAGATCCGCGCGCTCTCGAAAGCGCGCGGACTCCCGACGTGGTCGCAGCCGTCGTCGCCATGCCTGTCGTCGCGGCTGCCTTACGGAAGCGTGGTCACCATCGAGCGGCTCCGGCAGGTGGAGCGCGCGGAAGCCGCGCTGCGCGCGCTGGGCATTGAAGGCGATTTGCGGGTGCGACACCACGGCGATCTGGCGCGCGTTGAAATCTCAGCCGACCGCCTCGACGCGTGGCTGGCTGCGCCTAACGTACGCGCCATCACGGCCGCGGTGCGCGAGGCCGGCTTTGCGCGCGTGTCGGTAGACCTTCGCGGATTCCGGTCGGGGTCGCTCAACGTCATTGCCCCCGCCGGCGCGTGAGCGCACCGTCGCTCGCCCAGGCGCTCGCGGCGCACGGTGTGGACGCCTGCGTGGAAGCACGCGATGCGCTGGCGGTGATCACCGTGCCTAACGAAGTCGCGGAGCGCCTGCGCGATGCCGCGCTGCGACGTACCGTGGTCGACCTCGCCGCCCAGCACGGCTTCAAGACAGTCGCTCTCGAGATGGCGAGCGCGACGGACGAACGTGCGGCTCTTTCTGGCCATTAATCTGCCCGCATCCGTTCGCCGCGACATCCGCGCGGCTACGGCCCCGATGCGTGACGCGACGCCGGACCGCCACGCCGTGAAATGGCTCGACGACGACCATCTTCACATCACCCTCAAGTTCCTGGGCGAGCAGCCCGACGCCTCCCCAGGCCCGTTGCGCGACGCACTCGGCGCCGCGCTCGCTCCGCACAGCGCGTTCATCCTCGGCCTGGGCGGCCTCGGCGCGTTCCCAAACCTTCGCGCGCCGCGCGTCGTATGGATGGGTGTGACACCAGAGCCGAAACTCGAACTGCTGCAGCACGACGTCGAACGCGCGTGTGCGTCGTTGGGCTATCCGTTGGACGCGCGCCCGTTTCGTCCGCACATCACGCTCGGTCGCACGCGCGACCGCGTGTCGAGCGCTGACGCGCGTGCAATCGCGACGGCGGCTCGCGCCGTGCGATTCCGAACGTCGGCGCCCGCGCAGAGCGTCGACGTCATGCAGAGCGAGCTCGGAGCGAGCGGGGCGCGGCATACCGTGCTCGCCGCGATCACACTCGGGCGAGCGAACTAATGGGCAGCTGCCTCCGGTCGCTCGGCTGTCTCGTGCTAATCGTCTTTCTTGGCGCGGTGGCCTGGCTGTTCCGCGGGCAGTGGGAGCCGGCGGTCAAGCGGTTCGCCGGCGGATCGGCCCCGGCCGAGCAGGCGGCGGCGCACTGGGAACCGATCAGCGCACTGGGCAGCTCGCGCGCCCGCGATGCGATCGACCGGCTCGGCGCGCGCAGCGGACCGGTGTTCGCCAACGTGGCGCCGGGTGATTTCGCGAGTTACGTCTTCGATGCGCTCACGCGCGAGCTGCCATCGTCGGCGTCCGACGTCGAGGCGGCGGCGATCGGCGAGCAGCTGGCCATGCGCGCCGAGGTGCGCCTGTCCGACTTCGGCGGTCCGGCAGCGTTCGGTCCGGTGGCCGGGGTGTTGAGCGACCGCGAGCCGGTGGAGTTCACGGGCGTGCTGGCTATCACGGAACCCGGGCTCGCCGAGTTCCGGGTGACCAGCATACGGATCAAGAATCTGGTGGTGCCATCGGCGATGATTCCGAACCTGGTGCAGCACATGGGACGCGAGGCGCGGCCGCCCGGCGCCTCGCCTAACGGGCTGCCGTTCGCCGTGCCGCGCTACATCGCCGACGTGCGGGTGCACGACGGGAAGATCACCCTGTACAAGACGCTGCCATGACCCGACGCATCCTGGTCGCCGACGACGAGAAGGGCATCCGTGCTGCGTTAGGCCAATTGCTCGAATATGAGGGCTACGAGGTCCGCGCCGTCGGGACGGCCGTGGATGCGATCGCCGAATTCGAGAAGTGGCGGCCGCACCTGTCGTTCCTCGACGTGAAGATGGGCGGCATCGACGGCTTGGAAGCGCTCAAGAAAATCCGCCAACTCGATCCCGCGGCGATCGTCGTCATGATCAGCGGGCACGGCACCATCCAGACGGCGGTCGAAGCGACGCAGCTCGGTGCGTACGACTTCCTCGAGAAGCCGCTCGACACCGACCGGATCCTCGTCACGCTGCGCAACGCGCTGCAGCACGGAAATCTGCAGGAAGAGAACAGCCGTCTGCGGGAAACGATCGAGTCCCGCTACGAGATCGTCGGCAGATCGTTCGCGATTCGCTCGCTGATCGAGAAGATCGAGCGCGTGGCGCCCACACCGGCGCGCGTCCTCATCAGCGGCGAAAACGGGACGGGCAAGGAGCTCGTGGCGCGCGCCCTGCACCGGCTCTCGGCGCGGAGCGCGAATCCGTTCGTCGAGGTCAACTGTGCGGCGATTCCGAGCGAATTGATCGAGAGCGAGTTGTTCGGCCACATGAAGGGCTCGTTCACCGGTGCGATCGCCGATCGCGCGGGAAAGTTCGAGCAGGCGAATAGCGGGACGTTGTTCCTCGACGAAGTCGGCGACATGAGCCTGTCTGCGCAAGCCAAGGTGCTGCGCGTACTGGAGGACGGCGTCGTGACGCGCATCGGCGGCTCCAAGCCAGCCGCCGTCGATGTCCGCGTGATCTCGGCCACGAACAAGAATCTCGAAACCGAGATTCACGAGAACCGGTTTCGCGAGGACCTGTACTACCGGCTCAACGTCGTGCCCATGACGGTCCCGCCGCTGCGCGAGCGCCGCGAGGACATCCCGCTCCTGGTCGCGCATTTCACGGCGCTCCTGTCCAAGCAGCAGGGCATGGCGCCGCGCACGTTCACGTCCGACGCGATCGAACGGCTGGCCACGTACGATTGGCCGGGCAACGTTCGCGAGCTGCGCAACACCGTCGAGCGCATTCTGATTCTCGCGTCGGGGCCGCGCGTTCCGGCCGCCGACGTCGAGCGTCTCGTCGGGCAGCGGGCAGCGGAAGGCAGCACGTTCGGCTCGCTGCTCGAGAGCCGCACGTTCGAGGAATTCAAGGATGCGGCGGAACGCGCATTCCTGCTGGCGAAATTGCGAGAGCACGATTGGAACGTATCGGAAACCGCGCGCTTGCTGGACATGCCGCGCTCCAACCTGTACAAGAAGATCGAGCGCTACGGGCTCACGCGCGAGCATGCGTAAGGATCTTCGGACGCGGAGGGTGCGATGAGCACCGATTGGGACAAGGAGCTGCGCAAGATCGACCAGCAGCTCGAGTCGCTGTCCGACGACGCGTTGCTGCCGCAGCAGCAAGCGAAGGGCGGCGGCAAGCCGGCCAAGCCGGGCAAGGCGGCGCCCGCGCCTAACGCGCTCGCCGCGCCGGCGCGCACGACCTCGACCCTCGGCGTCATGGCGCGGCTGCTGCTCGCCATCGCGTTAGGCGTCGGGATCATGTTCTGGCCGTACTCCACCAAATGCGGCATGGGCTTGTTCGGGTATCTTGCGGCTTCGGTCGTCGTGATCGTCGCCGGGGGATGGAGCGCCATCTGGACGTGGCGCCACCGGTCGGCCAGCGGCCATGTGCTGTCGCTCCTCCTCATTCTGTGGGGCGCGCTCCTGGCCGCCCAACAGGTGCTGCCGCGCATCGGCTACGCCAAACCCGATCTCGCGCATCCGGCGATCTGGATGTGCGGGTGAGTCATGAACCGCAACCTACACGTCGTATCATGATGACCTTTCAGAACTTCATCGGTGGACGCTGGGTCGACGCCTGCACGAGCGCCACCTTCGAGAACATCAATCCGGCCGACACGAAGGACGTGATCGGCACCTTCCCGCTGTCCAGTCCCGACGACGTGAATCGCGCGGTGGCATCGGCGCGCAAAGGATTCGACATCTGGCGCCGCACGCCGGCGCCGGGTCGCGGTGATGTGCTGCGTCGGGTCGGCGACCTGCTCACCGCGCGCAAGGACGACATCGCATCCCTCATGACGCGCGAGATGGGCAAACCCTTGAGCGAAACGCGCGGCGATGTGCAGGAAGGCATCGATACCGCGTACTACGCGGCGTCCGAAGGCCGCCGCCTCTTCGGCCACACGGTGCCCAGCGAACTGCGCAACAAGTGGGCGATGAGTTTTAGGCGGCCGATCGGGATCGCCGGTCTCGTGACGCCGTTCAATTTTCCGATGGCGATTCCCACCTGGAAAATGTTTCCGGCGCTCCTGTGCGGGAACGCCGTCATCATCAAGCCGGCCGAAGACGTCCCGCATACGGTGACGGTGCTCGTGGAGCTGTTGCTCGAGGCAGGACTTCCGCCCGAGGTGATTCAGTTAGTCCACGGCCGCGGCGAGGACGCGGGGGCGGCGTTGGTCCAACACCCCGACGTCCCGATCATCTCGTTCACCGGCTCTACCGAAACGGGCCGCATCGTGGGCGAAATCTGCGGGCGCATGCACAAGCGGCTCTCGCTCGAGATGGGCGGCAAGAATGCGATGATCGTTCTCAACGATGCGGACCTCGATCTGGCGCTGGAGGGAGTGCTGTGGGGCGCGTTCGGCACCACCGGTCAACGATGCACTGCCACGAGCCGTCTCATTCTGGAAGACGGCATTCACGACACGTTCGTCGCGATGCTGGAAAAGCGCGTTCGGGCGCTTCGGTTGGGCGACGGCCGCGCCGATGGGACAGACGTGGGACCGCTGATCAACCGGAGCGCCGTGGAGAAGGTGGAGCGCTACGTCGACGTCGGCCGTACCGAGGGAGCGGAACTGCGCTGCGGCGGGAAGCGCGCCGCGGCCAATGGTCTCGAACGCGGGCACTTCTTCGAGCCGACGATTTTCACCGGCGTGAAAGCGGGGTCGCGCCTCGAGCAGGAGGAAATTTTCGGGCCGCTCCTCTCGGTGATCCGGGTCCGCACTCCCGATGAAGCCTTCGCCGTGAACAACGACGTGAGGTACGGTCTCTCGTCGTCGCTCTATACGAGCAACGTGACGCTCGCCTTCCGCGGGCTGAACGAGCTGGACAACGGTATCACGTACATCAATGCTCCAACCATTGGCGCCGAAGCACACCTCCCCTTCGGCGGTGTGAAGCAAACCGGCAACGGTCACCGCGAGGGGGGTTGGGAAGTCTACGAGTTCTACTCGGAGACCAAGGTGGGGTACGTCGATTTTTCGGGCAAACTGCAACGCGCGCAGATCGATACCGCCAATGCGTAATCGCCCCTTGCCGCTCTTCCTTGCGGCTGTCTATCATTGACGCAGCCTTCCTTTGCGTCGCAGCAGATGACCGACCGCGCACCCGCCGCCATTCCCACACTGAGGTCCGTCACCGACGAGCACCGCGCGGAGGTGCTGCGTGCGATGAACCGGACCACGTGGCGCTGGAGCGCGTTTGCCGATTACGCCCGGACCGTCATCATCGCGATCGCGCTGTTCATGCTCGCGCGCACGTTCATCATGGAAGCGTTCAAGATTCCATCGGCGAGCATGGAGAACACGTTGCTCGTCGGGGACTTTCTGCTGGTCAACAAAGCAGTGTACGGGGCGGAGATCCCGTTCACGCATCTGCGGATGCCCGCGTTTCGGCAGCCGCGGCGCGGCGAGGTGATCGTCTTTCATTTTCCGAAGGATCGTGTCACGCCGTACGTGAAGCGTCTCATCGGATTGCCGGGCGACACGGTGGAAATGCGCAATGATACAGTGTTCGTGAACGGTGCCTCGATGCGCGAGCCGTACGTCGAGCACGTGCAGCCGGACTCCGATCAGTCCTTCGCAGATTTTGATTGGCAGCGCAATTTTTTGGTCAAACGCGCGGAAGCAAGCGCGGGCTATCATCCCTCTCGTAACACGTGGGGTCCGCTGATCGTCCCCCGGGACAGCTACTTCGTCCTTGGCGACAATCGCGACATCTCGTCGGACAGCCGCTACTGGGGCTTCGTGCCCAAGTCGCTCTTGATTGGCCGGCCGATGTTCGTGTACTACAGTTACGCACACGACGACAAGCACTCA
Protein-coding regions in this window:
- a CDS encoding sigma-54 dependent transcriptional regulator, whose product is MTRRILVADDEKGIRAALGQLLEYEGYEVRAVGTAVDAIAEFEKWRPHLSFLDVKMGGIDGLEALKKIRQLDPAAIVVMISGHGTIQTAVEATQLGAYDFLEKPLDTDRILVTLRNALQHGNLQEENSRLRETIESRYEIVGRSFAIRSLIEKIERVAPTPARVLISGENGTGKELVARALHRLSARSANPFVEVNCAAIPSELIESELFGHMKGSFTGAIADRAGKFEQANSGTLFLDEVGDMSLSAQAKVLRVLEDGVVTRIGGSKPAAVDVRVISATNKNLETEIHENRFREDLYYRLNVVPMTVPPLRERREDIPLLVAHFTALLSKQQGMAPRTFTSDAIERLATYDWPGNVRELRNTVERILILASGPRVPAADVERLVGQRAAEGSTFGSLLESRTFEEFKDAAERAFLLAKLREHDWNVSETARLLDMPRSNLYKKIERYGLTREHA
- the larE gene encoding ATP-dependent sacrificial sulfur transferase LarE — its product is MEPVLTEAARAEAAATDDSPSAADFATPTAPATAREKEQRLIAWLAARSSVMLGFSGGVDSAYLACVALEAIGPSRFLAVIGRSPSYPDAQWDGARALAAKFDIPVLEVRTHEMADPRYVANPSNRCYFCKTELWSVLRAVADERGFQTIIDGTNADDTNDWRPGRRAADEHAVSSPLAELGFTKDEIRALSKARGLPTWSQPSSPCLSSRLPYGSVVTIERLRQVERAEAALRALGIEGDLRVRHHGDLARVEISADRLDAWLAAPNVRAITAAVREAGFARVSVDLRGFRSGSLNVIAPAGA
- the lepB gene encoding signal peptidase I, producing the protein MTDRAPAAIPTLRSVTDEHRAEVLRAMNRTTWRWSAFADYARTVIIAIALFMLARTFIMEAFKIPSASMENTLLVGDFLLVNKAVYGAEIPFTHLRMPAFRQPRRGEVIVFHFPKDRVTPYVKRLIGLPGDTVEMRNDTVFVNGASMREPYVEHVQPDSDQSFADFDWQRNFLVKRAEASAGYHPSRNTWGPLIVPRDSYFVLGDNRDISSDSRYWGFVPKSLLIGRPMFVYYSYAHDDKHSYPWLTDIRWHRLGTIIH
- a CDS encoding YifB family Mg chelatase-like AAA ATPase, with amino-acid sequence MALGILVATGQLAPDALAGIIAIGELGLDGSLRPVRGALPIARRAAQRTNTTLVLPPDNVAEARLVSAVPLCAPPTLATLTAALAARRLTPVACTLPPPAGDDPGPDFADVAGQDTAKRALEIAAAGGHNVLMVGPPGAGKTMLARRLPGILPPLEESEALEVTAIQSVAGLIDSNLPRTSVRPFRAPHHTISDAGLIGGGNPPRPGEVSLAHFGVLFLDELLEFRRHVMESLRQPMEDGKVIIARAAHTVSFPARFTLIGAMNPCPCGNAGDPARQCSCAAGDIARYRARLSGPMTDRIDLHVHVGAVSLRTLMAPRTAESSAAIRQRVDAARLCQRARYRSTPDCSCNAQAPPSRLAALAELSPEARALLDRAARRVTLTARGYHRVIKVARTIADLDGESAIALPHLAEALRFRPADPSAGD
- a CDS encoding aldehyde dehydrogenase family protein, with amino-acid sequence MMTFQNFIGGRWVDACTSATFENINPADTKDVIGTFPLSSPDDVNRAVASARKGFDIWRRTPAPGRGDVLRRVGDLLTARKDDIASLMTREMGKPLSETRGDVQEGIDTAYYAASEGRRLFGHTVPSELRNKWAMSFRRPIGIAGLVTPFNFPMAIPTWKMFPALLCGNAVIIKPAEDVPHTVTVLVELLLEAGLPPEVIQLVHGRGEDAGAALVQHPDVPIISFTGSTETGRIVGEICGRMHKRLSLEMGGKNAMIVLNDADLDLALEGVLWGAFGTTGQRCTATSRLILEDGIHDTFVAMLEKRVRALRLGDGRADGTDVGPLINRSAVEKVERYVDVGRTEGAELRCGGKRAAANGLERGHFFEPTIFTGVKAGSRLEQEEIFGPLLSVIRVRTPDEAFAVNNDVRYGLSSSLYTSNVTLAFRGLNELDNGITYINAPTIGAEAHLPFGGVKQTGNGHREGGWEVYEFYSETKVGYVDFSGKLQRAQIDTANA
- the thpR gene encoding RNA 2',3'-cyclic phosphodiesterase, with translation MPRCDVPWSTSPPSTASRQSLSRWRARRTNVRLFLAINLPASVRRDIRAATAPMRDATPDRHAVKWLDDDHLHITLKFLGEQPDASPGPLRDALGAALAPHSAFILGLGGLGAFPNLRAPRVVWMGVTPEPKLELLQHDVERACASLGYPLDARPFRPHITLGRTRDRVSSADARAIATAARAVRFRTSAPAQSVDVMQSELGASGARHTVLAAITLGRAN
- a CDS encoding recombinase family protein, translating into MKPAVTLAASQAFGAIGYCRVSTESQARDDRTSLADQRRAIDALAARLGVTLEDAALFVDAGASGADAEGRPAFMRLVSYCETHRRAMRAPGFVLVLNDSRFGRFRDPDEAAAWRYRLKQHGWIVRFAESDDTADPIGRSVLRAVGAAQASEYRANISRNAKRGARGAAQQGYWLNEAPLGYRRLATRNGKDPVVLDPGQRKADDQKVRLTPGPAIEQELVRFLYTSYASGEWTLGRLKRFMRDPSNPYASIRRHWSNGTLRAILVNRTYVGDVIWCRRPHDKIERMETRVRDRDQWVIAPDAHPPLISRELFNTVARRLSANAKQVRRPDGAYALTGLLTCAQCGSPYVGGGGPKNKKDPTDPDRYRFYKDSGGMNDRSLCAGRLGTLQRRFIEPAVIDVIAQEVQKPAVASAIAEELDRALESMADTKASERARLARERDKLVAEREAVVRAVARGVLTDVEARATLTDLRARIDAASTALEQTMFSQRAQTTLASERDRLLKVAQDFGATVRALSPAAQRELIRPWLANAVVDKEKRQVVLTIRRVPAVGGSLLLSSSPRPIGKKTGPPSTSRSR